A stretch of DNA from Anopheles ziemanni chromosome 3, idAnoZiCoDA_A2_x.2, whole genome shotgun sequence:
AGTTTTCCCCCCCTTGCAGACTCGGTTGGAATGTACGCTTCAGCCATCTGCAGGCAACAAACTGGGTGATTGCATAATTTGTGCATTTGCTTTTGCTACGAGCATACCGGAGTATAGtgttcgatttatttttttttccttcagcaTCATGTCGTTTCCTCCCATCGCGGCGGTTGTCAACACAACATACGGCGATGGGGGTCGATTCTGCACGTGTTCCGCAATAACACTGGCGCTATTTTTAGAAGCCATCGGCCGAGCATTTTGTCCAGTACTCCTCGGATGCTGGCAAACCGGTTTTGGGagggcagaaaaaaaatacgaacGAATACTTGTTGATGTTGTGCAACATAATCGGACACCGGTGTTTGCCCGCGTTCGCTATCTAGCATCGTGTCGGTGTGTCCAACTGGCCAGTTTTTATGTTAATGAGCAGCTATATTGAAAATGCAGGAATTTTCTTTGCACCTTTCTTGggggtgtgtgttttgttctctagtcttttccttttgtttatcAAATTTCTCTGTTTCTACCATTCGAAAAGCTAATgaattcttatttttatgtattcaaatTCTTCTATATTTAACCAATGtaccagttttcttttcttctggtAGAGTTTTTATTAATCCACTGATAATGTTCTCCCTCTTTCGCTAGATGCTCGTTATTGGAATAAATATGCCGAGTCCTACATCAAGCAAGTATTGACGTACGACGAAAACCGCCGAATGATTCCGTCCGTGGCCAAAAACGTGATTATCTTCGTCGGGGACGGCATGGGTATCGCTTCCCTCTCGACCGGACGCATCTTTAAAGGACAGCGAGCGGGGCGTTCGGGCGAAGAGGAGCAGCTCAGCTTCGACATGTTCCCCAACACGGGAATGTCGAAGACGTACAACACCGACCGGCAGGTACCGGACTCGGCCGGTACAGCTACGGCCATGTTTTCCGGTGTGAAAACGAAGTACGGCGTTCTGGGAGTGGACTATACCATCAACGAGTCGAATCTGGAGGCGGCGAAGGTATCATCGTTCATCGAGTGGGCTCAGCAGGAAGGCAAGCGAACGGGTATAGTGACGACGACACGTATTACACATGCTACCCCGGCCGCCTGCTACGCACACACCATCAACCGGAACTATGAGTGCGACGCAAAGGTTCCTGCACTGATGAAAACCCGCGTCAAAGATATTGCGCGTCAGCTGATCGAGGACGCACCGGGAAAGGACTTCAACGTGATCCTTGGAGGCGGTAGAAATTGCTTTGGTGCGTCGGTCCCGACACACCTCAAGACGGAGTACCGATTCCAGGGTGCGATGGAGAAGACATGCACTCGAACGGACGGACGCAATCTGATCGACGAATGGCTACAACGGTGGAACGGCACGAACGCGGCCTACGCCTGGAAGACATCGGACCTACGGGCGATAGATTTGGATAGCGTTGAACACCTGCTAGGACTGTTCGCCGACGACCATATGAGCTACGATACGGTTCGCGATCGGAGTGACGACGGAGAACCTTCGCTGAGCGAGATGACTGAGGCAGCTATCAAGGTACTGCAGCGTCGCGGAGCCAATGGGTTCGCGCTGATGGTCGAAGGAGGCCGAATTGATCACGCGCACCACCAGAACCATGCCCATCTGGCGCTGGCTGAGGTGGTCGAGCTCGATAAGGCCGTCGAGACGGCGCTCAAGATGGTGGATCTCGACGAAACGCTCATCATCGTGACGGCGGACCATTCGCACGCGATGACCTTCAACGGCTACCCGGACCGGGGGAATGACATTCTAGGTGCGTCACACATCCGCTAGGAACTCACCTTCGAGCCCGCTTTTTCCTAACTTCCCCCTCCCTTCTTCTCACCCACGGCAGGTTTTGGCAATCGTCCCAATGCAACGCCGTACGAAACGATAACGTACGCTAATGGGCCCGGATTCCTGCAGCACCGCTGGAACGACACGATGCTCGAGAGTACCGCCGACTGGGCTACCTGGGTGAAAGTGGACCAGCTTAACAGGACCGACATCAAATACCGGCACCTGTCCGCGTTTCCTTTGGGCGATGAGACGCACGGCGGTGAGGATGTGGCCGTGTTTGCGGCCGGTCCGGGGTCGAACCTCGTACGTGGTACGTTCGAGCAGAGCTACATCGCGCACGTGATGAGCTACGCCACCTGTACGGGTCCGAGCAAGAAGCTTAACTTGGCGTGCGACGACGACTTCCGGCGCAATGGGCTGAAAGCCTCGGGCGCCGCCCGGAGCCACACCGTGTCCAGTATTGCGCTAGTCACCGCCACGCTCGTAGCTACCGTGCGGAAGTTGTTCTAAAAAGTTACTACGTGTATTCTATCCTGTTAAGTACTGTAACCGCTACAGTTGTATTTGTCAAATAAGAAATACCGGTATTGAGTGCTAAGTGAAAGCCGAGAGAAATTAAAGTGTACAATTCTATTTTCAAACCAACAAACCAGTTGATGTGTTTTTATCCAAAGGAATATCTAGATTCTGTGCCAAAGTTTAATATCattctgttttctttgatgaaaGTAGAGATATATCTTAAATTGTCACTATTAAACCATTCAAAagtattttcaaaaacatctaaTTGCtatgttaaataaatttaattgataTAAAAAATGAACGACAGGTTGCGCAACAGAAAACCATGAACCAAATACAGCAACCGTCTAAAACAGAGCAAGTTAAAGTTGTATTGCTCTTTAAGGAAGCTTATCCTCCCCTTTGTCGGAGGTACAAGCGAGAATGAGGTTCTTATTTCATGCTTTCTGACATCCCTTGATGGAACGCATTTTATCCTTGGGTTTCATCCTATTAGCCCCAACCCCTCTGAAACAACAACCATGTGTGTCACTATGCTATACGCAGCATATTGTTTACCAACCCGGCTGATGCGTTTCACCTTTTGCGCAACCCTTCCCTTGTCCCCGTGTGTGAGAGGGTGACGGTGAAAGTGCTAACAAAAATCCCATTCACCAAGGCAAGTATTTATTTCCCTTAACACGACACGTGGGGAATCGTTCGTGTAATAGGAGGCGCACTCCGCCATCCCCATCGCCTCGTCGCTGTTCGTTGGGGCACAGAGTGTTTCTTAGAAACTGTAACACCATTTATCACACATCTTTTCTTCATAAATAAGGTGCCGAGCGGTGCGAGAAATGAATGCACGCATACGAAGGGTGCATGTATGACACGACGATGCAGCAAAGGATCTCCTTCGTCGGAGTTCTCGTTGCACCGGGAGGGCAgaatagcaaaaacaaaaaaacacgccAACGGTGATGATGTTCGTGATGGTGATTATGATGGTGGCGATGCCACACGGTAGCACCTTGCTTCTTAGcatctgctgttgctgcacaCCGAAGCAGCAAACCCCATTTTTCCTCAAGGTGctactttttcttgttctcacACAATACAGGCTGGTGTTGTGTATGTAAAGTATATCTCACTcctatgttttttgtttcttttctcattAAGAATGCACGTTAAACATTATGAGGCAATCTCCATTCGCTGCGACACACCTTCATTGCCAATGCTTCttaattcaaaatcattttCTAGGTTAACACGTTGTTTCCATTATCTTAGTGGACTACGTAGATGTTTGTCATgtgaaacatttattatttggTATAAAAATTATCTTATAGGAAGCCCAAATACTTATTGTCTAGAGAAGTTTTATTCAATAACACCTTACACGATCCATGAGTTTTACTTTCTACAATAGAATTGAAGTCTTCTTCTTTATTTTCAAGATAAATTACATTACTACACCTTTCTAAATCTTCAACAGTAAACTTCCTTTAATTGTTTAAATATACTATATACTTTATTCACACAGCTTTCAGGTAAGTTTATCTATTTTCTGTTACCTCTaaatttgaattaaacaaCGTTAGATTGAAACATGATGGAtgataaaactaaaacagcGAGAATGCACAACCCCttagaaatgttttaaataaaatgtccTAGATTTCGCTAGATTGCATCACATGCCCTTATTTATACCGCCATCTTTTTCCCCTATCGTCAGCACCATCTCGGTACGAGTGCAGTGAACCGGCGGAATCGGAAAATAACAACCTTGTAAGCGATGGCTCACCGTCCGATGCCAAGCAAGCAGCTATCTGGAAGGTTTATAAATCACCCGACCTAGCAATTATTAGAATCCAGACATCTCGCACACACGCAAGCAATCTCCCGCATCATCAGCATCGAGCGGTTCTTTGGTGCAATCGGAAGGGCGTATAATTGACGGGGAAAACCGAACCCCAGAGCCCCCTTTAGACACTATCTACTATCTACCGGCGGGCTACTAAATTACGGGAAAATCGAAAGGCAGTCCGTAACCGTAGAAAAAGTGGATCCTCCAATGTTCCGTAGTTCGACGAGCAATCTTCGAATCGGAGCAACGATCACCGGTCTCCTGTaagtttcaacaacaacaagcttACGCTTGCCCTAATCCCCAGATTGGATGCAATTAATTTCTCTACAATTTGTATTAACTTTCCACCGAAGGAACCGAAAGCCGGCCCAGCTTCGGCGTCGGCAAGAGAATGAGATGTTCTCGGACGCACGGATGGAAAATGGCTCCAATATAACCAGACGCAGAAATCGGAAAATCTCGCcggcgaacaaaacaaaaaagagaagacACCCTTCGCACCGATAAGATAATCAACTCGGGAGCATTTATCATGGCCCTTTCGAATGCCAATGCAATCCCGGTGCCATAACCATTTCGCCGGCTTCGGTGTTTTTCAGGGACGCCGCCGGTTCCCACTTTTCCCACCGGCAGATGCAGATTGTAAATGGGCACAGATTTGGCAATGGTCATTCTGTTGTTTCGATTACTGCCGAATGGACCTGGGCGCTTCTATGGGCCCGTTTTTATCTGATGGCGTGTTAGTGATGGTTTTTTGCTAGCTTTTTCCCGGCACTAGACATTCCGTACGCAATCGGGTGCGGAAGCGTCGAGCGCTTTTCCCGGGCACTCAACAAAATGGTGATTGGAAAACGGGCCCAAGGTCCCGGTGGACGAAAAATTCGATTTCATTTATTGCTGCGCCCGAACGACCATTGGCCATTTTTTCGGCTAAAGGTAATTTTCCTAGCTAATAGGCTGAAGCGAACGGTTGTTTGCCGATGGTTTTGGCAATTGTTGGAacggttttcatttttaaacacCTTGAAAAATGGCCTTTCGATTGACTATCGCACGGGGATTAGCGTCCATTAAAGGCAATGTGTTTCGCTTAGTCGTATCTACACCGGGTATTTGAACCGTGACATAAACTACCGAGCATTGGACCTTCGTGAtagtgttttgaatgtttccttctttctctATTCCCACCCGCAAACATCCAATCTGCAATGAAACTTCTAAGGAAAATGGGTTTCCCCCAGGGCGATTGATTGCATGCTCCCCGAAGGGACATTTATTTTCAGGATCGCTTTCTGCCCGAGCGCTAGAATCCCGTTGGCCCTTTTTGGTGCACTGACCTCCTTTGGCGGGATCAGATCGATTGGATCCGATTcaatcaacaaacaacactGACATACGCCCTGAGGGAACCGCCCGACAACCGGAACGTaccggatgtgtttgcagtGATTTTAATCCTGTTTGGCCAGATTTCGTCACGTACTGCGTAAGCCTCCGAGGGTCTGTCTGTATCTTGTCTTATTTGTAAAACGGCTTTACCACACATGTCTGCGAGTGTGGGGAAAACACTTGAAAGTCCGATGTGATTTATAACAAAATTAATTCCTCTCCTAGAAGGCAAGAATCAAATTTTCTTACAATAATAAGATTTATGAGTGCAGATAGTTATAGATAGATCCGTCAAATGGTAGAAACAACATTCTCTCTATTCTATAAGTATTGCGAAAAATCTTACATTTGCAGTAATTGCAACAGATTACCAAAACGGGATGAGTgactttaattttaaatagcaCGAAAAATATTCTTATCAATGCAACTGTGTTTTTACACAAACTTTTAAACAAATCCTTTAttgcttaacacgttgacttcTACGGCTATCATTTtttatagccagctgtcattagttcgaAAAattttttgacccataaataaatgaaaatgcaacataaaaaatgtagcaatatttaatatcaatacTTTGgtaagctaagtttttgcttagtcttcaaaaaccgttgatttaataaatattataaaagaattttattaaaaaagattgtactaaaaaagtgtgctaaaaacgcttggcagtcaacgtgttagaGCATATATTTCTACATAGAAATCTTTATAACCATactgttaaaaataattttccttcacaaAGTAACACAGCTTTTTGTAATTAAGGAAAACATTTGTACTACATGGTTCTCTTTCGATAGACAATGTGAAGGCAAATGATGTACTTGATGTtaagtgcaagtgaacatattATCATCTGCAAGTGATTGTTTGCTTTCCTCATCTTTTGTTCGAGAATAATACTCAAACTTTCGCTCATGCCTGAGAACAACTCGGAATCGACACAATAGGAACCTCATTATGCTTCGATTCCCGGCCTTGCAGTTGTTGCAGTTATTTTCATTGTTGCACACACTTGAGCAGCAGGAGCAGGCAACATGGAAACTACAACACACTGCCAACTGATAGAAAAGGCTCGATTAGTTGAAACATTCACATGGCCAGGCATGGAAGCTGCACACCACTCGATTCAGATCATGCAGCATAGTGGAAAACAggcacaaaaaaataaatcccacAACAACCCGACCATAGGAGGATGTGATTGAAAGTATGTAGATTAAAATCACCAGCCGGCAACACCGCGGATTCAATAGTGCATCCGGTCCGAGGTGCAACGCGGTGAACGAGCGTGCAGAAAAACCCGGACTGGACACACTgcgagcgaaacaaaaaccgaacaaCATAATGCAACACGTATACTTTAGCCGCCACTTCCGGTGGTGCTCCGGTGGCGGTCGAACCGGCATACGTCGGAGGCTGGTTCACGCCGGGAGTGCTTTTCAACCCGGCGTTGAGTGGCGTGCGAAAAGCCAACCCCCAGTATCAAGGATTTGATTCTTTCTGCATGAGTGTAGTAGAGTGTAGAGGTGTGCTTTTTTCCCAAGCCCACACTCAACGCGCAAAGTCCGCATAGGAAATCCGTGAATCCATCACGGGCAAATCGAAGCGTGTGCGGTCATGGTGCGGTGAACACGGCGTACGATGGATCCTGGCGTAACATCacggtttttttccattcttatTTGTTTCATCACCACGATTCACTCCTGTGCGTTGCACTAAAGAGGATCTATAGTGAGTGAGGTGTCCGTAGGCATCATTCATGCTGACGCAGGACGTGCCTCAAGAGAGCAAATGcatcatatttatttttccataccATCCTATCCTAGAGGACCTTAAATCCGTGGGAAACGTTCACTTTAATCCttctcaaaacaaaatgtcgACTGTTTATATTTTACTAGATGATTTGCTACCTTTTCGTTCGGTTCATGAATTCCAATTGCCAATGAATAATTTCATCATGaaggaggcgcatggtggttCACGTGACCAGAGCGTTCAAAGTATCGAACCCGAAGCTTTTaaactaattaaaattgatCCTTTCTTTTGATTTCAACGATCATTAACGTTGGAAAATTCTTTGCTTCTCCACTGTaccggaaaaaaacaaataaaaagaaagttcTCAAAGTAATCACTCCCGTTCGAAATGGCTTCCACCTTCCACCCGGCTAAGGTTTCCAATGGCATCTTTGATGGTTTTCAAATCTATTAGCAAAATCACATCTAATGCGCACCGCAAACAAAATTCTCGCCTCTTCAGAGGACAAGTGTGCACACATTTTCTATCTGTTAACGTTTTATCTCAGCGTCGACATCAAAGTGGCCCCCCGGATTGCTCTCGTTCGAGTGTTTGTAGCCGTCCCCGACTTCGCCACAACAGCTGTCCGTTAagggaaacattttatttaattgaaacgtACCACCGTataaaccacacacacacacaggttgTTTGCTAATTTTCAAAGATGCCCTCGTTTCGTCCGAAAACTCGACGTGCATCCCTGGCATACTATTCCATCAAAAATAAACCTCAAACACTAAGGATCGAGAGGGGGAACGTTTGAGGGAAAAGACTAACCTCCGGTTGGAGGGAAAAGTGAGCAACAACAAGCCGTCAAATCGCAACCCCCGAACTGCAATTTCGTTAAGAGATGTCCTGCGTTCTTGCCCACCCGCTTACGTAAATACCCCCTGTTTTTGCTCAACAACTCAAACACCATccaaaaaccccaaaaactaCCCAAGCATCCTAGTGCTACCGGTgccgaaaatagttttcctGGGCGAGATGGTTAAGATCGTATCGATAAATGTGTAGCACGGTGGTGCCATATTTGCTTAAGCACTTCAAGTTTCATGGCTATCCGCAAAGACGTCCGACCCACTCGAAAAGCCAACGAGACCGGAAGAGGGGGCATCTTTTTCGGCCTGCAAAGTGGGCTACTCCTTTTTGTGACCGCTCCTAGGAGGAATGAAGGAcgaacgtacacacacacaccacctaCCAGTTTGGGGAATCAAAAAACTaattataaataaaagttAAGAGTGTCTTCCCGCAGGGCAACCGGCACTTTGCGTTGTTTCGGTTTGGAGAGAAGGCCATTTTTGTGGGGTGCCTTCTTTACCAacaccaggggtcggcaaacatTCCGAGTAGAAGAATTGCAACGCGTTACATAATAAATTTTTTTAGATATGAGACCTACTGAAAAATTATGCTTTTTTGTCTAAATATTTACAACCGTTTGGtacaaaagtataaaattttaCTATGTTCCAATCATTTCTAAATAAAAGCTTTAGCAACCTCTGTCCTAGACGTTAACTGTCACCCTTCGAAGCATAAAGGCAGGACACAGCATCCGTTTCAGTCGAGGACTTGGGCTCTTCATCACGTGATACTTTGGTTAACAGATAAGTATAGTCAGGATAATAAGTGCTGAAAACAGTAGAACATAACCATTTCTTGTCGTTTGATATCTTAAAGTACTTAATACAacttgaaaacaatttgtgtaaaatataaaaagtaagaaaatacaaataccttattttgattaaaatatttttaaacattttacttGTCCTtcttaattttcaaaaaaaaatacaaaacacacaTCTAAAATAACTAAAAGCAACGTTCAGTTAACCCTCAAGGCAAACCAGAGAACAATGAAACGAACACCTAGAAAGGGTAAGGTGTTTAAGATAGCGATGTTTAAGCGTCGCTTTAATGAACGTTTTATGTTTCACATTTCTTCCGACCCGTGAGTAGGGGAGCGGGGCGGGTTACAGGTGTGGGCAAGTTCACCTTGGAATGCTGTCACGACTCCAAGCGTTAGCCGCTCACAAGGCATATGATTCCGTTATCAAAATGGGAGATACGATATAAACTTTGCGTAGTGCCTGCCATTTCCCTCACAGAAGCTTTGCTTCTAATGGTCTGCTGGTAGAATGTTGCTCTCGGACTTCTACCCGTTCGCCATAGCCTAACGATGGTTGAGGCTTTAGCAGGTTGACGGGAATTCAACATTTAcctaacacaaacacacgtgtAGGTGTGCATATTCTCCTCGGTGGAAGGCCCTCGGATGCAGGGAATCCGTCAAGAAGCATCGAAATGTCCACAAATTGCACCGGTCCGATCATGGCATTTTCGTCGTAAGCCGTTTTACATCGTATGCTCTACAACACCCGAGAGATACACCTCGTCGGTGCCTCTCGAAGGTGAGCACCGTCCGAAACCTTTGGCGTACTTTTCTGAGGATCCCTTTTCCCAACTTCCCGGCTCAAGCTCGAAAGATGCCGTTGCATTAGATTATGCATACGATCTGGCTCGGGTGTGGAAAATATGCACGCATTCCAGAGGGTTCCGGTGCAGTCTTTGGAACGGAGCCGCTTGCAATCAACCCATATGCCCTCCCGTGGGAGGCTTCGGTGGGCAAGTTATGGGATAATCTATTATCAAATACCTCGGACGCGTACCATTTTCGCATCCACCGTCTGGCGAACGGGGCGTAAGGCGAGCATATTTACCCAGGATTAACAGCCCCGAAAAtcatccccccctcccccccacgaACCAACGTGGACGGTGTGAAAAGCGAAGCGATTACACGCCGAAGCCTGGCAAGTTTGTGAAACGTGAAAATTGCCACCACCTTCTTGGGGCGGGCTCGAGTACTAAAAACATAGTTTACATTCGCCACGTGCACGTTGGGGGAGCGGCACCATTGTATGTAAGTAGGTGAAATTTATTACTACCCACCGGCAAACACCGAACCCCGGAACCCCCCCGGTGGAATATGGGCAACTTTTATACGCATTCCCGTTTCAGGGCGTCGACACACGGGCCGGCACAGTTGCTTTACGATCGGAtgctaattaaaattttacgaACAAACTCGCCGTACGCCTGACACATTCCCCAAGAAAGTGGAAGGAAGGCTGCCGGGGCGGGGTTGCCTTAACCAGCCATTAACCGGCAAATTGAAACGATAAATAACGTTCGGGTTCCCCAGACTCTGGGGGGGGGGACGGCTAGGCAGCGGCGAGATAAGATATTCATCCTTTCTTGGAGCGCCCGGTAGCCCGAAGGACACAGACTCcgttaatgcatgcaaatgggTTGTGctatattttaatctttctcGTGATCAACgcgaaagaagagaaaaaaagcacgCTCTGTGAGAAAAAACACCGAGCAAAGGCAGAGAGCCGTTACTTTCAATCTAGCGTGTCCTTATGGTTGaggatttaattttcacccaggaaagaagaaggaaaaaagaacacttcgTCTTTTACCCGAAAAGACTCTCGCTCCATCACGTCCGACGGGCGAACGCTCAAATATTTTCCAGCGAAGAATTAATTATCTCCCTCCCGGTAAAAGAAGGCGACAGGCGGGAAAAACGGCTCAGATTCACCTCGCGACATACGCATGGCGATATCGCATCGTGTCATCCAAGATCCTGGAGGATCGTCCAACGTCTTGTGTAGTGTAATTTTCCACTTGGTTCGCGCTTCGGCACTCGTTAACACGGACCGAGTGTAGCCGTGGAGCCACGGTACCATTAGCATTGGATtaaattaattcgttaaatttaattaaatgacaTCCAAGCGCACGGGAACACCGTCAAGGGAAAGGTTTTCCATTGAAAGTCACCAATCGAAGAAGTatcatgaaaaagaaaacataatgaTGTCCTAGATTGGAACAGTACAGGTTTAGAGATAAAGAAAATTTGTCAGAGCTAGGAAGAAAGTCTGTCATGTCACTATCTACAGTTACTTCAAACAATGTTAGTACAAATCGCATTTGTATTCGATCCTATTCCTAactaatgtttaaaatatatcATTCGTTTGTTAAATGAATTAAATACCATTGTTATATCAAAGCTAAAGCGAGTACTATAAACACttgtttgaaaatgaattagtcaaaaaaaaaaaaattaaaatcaataaaatgctACAAACTCGCAAAACGAATCGGAAGAGCAATAACCCAACTTAGAAATCGTATAAATCGAAACAATGGCGCCAACCTTAAGAGGGAAAAGCACAAAACTGATTTGTAACCAGTTGTAATTATGTAACTGGAGTATTTTCGAGACTATATCCGCATACTAATAATCTCAACGTCAAAGCGACAAATCGGTCTTGTATCCATCGATTGAAGTTCTCTTACTTTTCCTTTAAAATCTTGAACAACTTCAATCTACGACTCTTCCCTCACCCTCTTTCTTCCACTTATTCATCATCTAACACTCCAACGACACGATGGAAAGTGGGAAAATGGATACAAATCACACGCCACACTGCTGACATCATGCATTTTGCATCGAACCCTGGCAACAAATCACGTCCGCGCGCAACATTGAGAAAAGTTGTTGAGCAAACGTTGTTCTCCTTCTCGCTGGACATGTTTCCGAAGCGGATTCaactctttttttctcccaaccCGTGGGACATCGGGAAAGTCAGCAAATTGGAAACAAATTCTCGAATGTCAATGCTGGACAAATTTGCCTACGCTTTCCGCTTGCTCTACAGCAGGTTCCTTCCACTGGATTCAATTGCCCCGCTGCATACGATTCAATCGAATGTTATGTCGTACACGTCCTCGTGTGTTCGTATGTGTGTCCAGGTCCGGTATGCTTCCGGTTCATCATCGGTGGATTCTGCAGTGGCAACGA
This window harbors:
- the LOC131286084 gene encoding alkaline phosphatase 4 is translated as MAFRVFVAPSRCLLLLLSGLLFVLICDIDRVRAASVYKSPNLDDARYWNKYAESYIKQVLTYDENRRMIPSVAKNVIIFVGDGMGIASLSTGRIFKGQRAGRSGEEEQLSFDMFPNTGMSKTYNTDRQVPDSAGTATAMFSGVKTKYGVLGVDYTINESNLEAAKVSSFIEWAQQEGKRTGIVTTTRITHATPAACYAHTINRNYECDAKVPALMKTRVKDIARQLIEDAPGKDFNVILGGGRNCFGASVPTHLKTEYRFQGAMEKTCTRTDGRNLIDEWLQRWNGTNAAYAWKTSDLRAIDLDSVEHLLGLFADDHMSYDTVRDRSDDGEPSLSEMTEAAIKVLQRRGANGFALMVEGGRIDHAHHQNHAHLALAEVVELDKAVETALKMVDLDETLIIVTADHSHAMTFNGYPDRGNDILGFGNRPNATPYETITYANGPGFLQHRWNDTMLESTADWATWVKVDQLNRTDIKYRHLSAFPLGDETHGGEDVAVFAAGPGSNLVRGTFEQSYIAHVMSYATCTGPSKKLNLACDDDFRRNGLKASGAARSHTVSSIALVTATLVATVRKLF